The following are from one region of the Verrucomicrobiales bacterium genome:
- a CDS encoding DUF4339 domain-containing protein, giving the protein MDWYYSEGQERKGPVSDEEFQRLVQQGVIKSQTLVWNESMADWKPYGPSAPPAPLTMAASAPSDAVVCAGCGGSFTPNAVVSVSGGLFCAACKPLALQRLQEGVSSSTGAEEVRKQYLKHEASVKSVGVLYLLGGILLTGMSLVTLGTGIAGGGVLEAVFVTALLLLLGAAQLFVGSALRRLRPWARIPTAVLSAIGLVGFPLGTIINGYILYLVLGKKGKMVFSPEYAAVMEQTPHIKYRTSILIWVLLGVVVLFIALGLGALLLGTRR; this is encoded by the coding sequence ATGGACTGGTATTATTCCGAAGGACAGGAACGCAAAGGGCCGGTGAGTGACGAGGAGTTTCAGCGGCTGGTGCAGCAGGGGGTTATCAAGAGCCAGACCCTGGTCTGGAACGAGTCGATGGCGGACTGGAAGCCCTACGGTCCTTCGGCCCCACCGGCGCCTCTGACCATGGCTGCCTCGGCTCCTTCGGACGCCGTGGTGTGTGCCGGATGCGGCGGCTCCTTTACCCCTAACGCCGTGGTCTCGGTGTCCGGTGGGCTTTTTTGCGCCGCCTGCAAGCCTCTCGCGTTGCAGCGCCTTCAGGAAGGGGTCAGCTCGAGCACGGGCGCGGAGGAGGTGCGCAAGCAGTATCTCAAGCATGAGGCCTCGGTCAAGTCGGTGGGGGTGCTCTACTTGCTGGGTGGGATTCTGTTGACGGGCATGAGTTTGGTGACCTTGGGAACCGGCATCGCGGGGGGTGGGGTTCTGGAAGCCGTGTTTGTTACCGCACTCCTTCTGCTCTTGGGGGCGGCGCAGCTGTTTGTGGGCTCCGCACTGCGACGATTGCGACCGTGGGCGCGCATTCCTACCGCGGTCCTTTCGGCGATTGGACTGGTCGGTTTCCCACTGGGCACGATTATCAATGGTTACATCCTCTACCTGGTTTTGGGAAAGAAGGGGAAAATGGTGTTTTCCCCTGAGTATGCCGCTGTCATGGAACAAACACCGCATATTAAGTACCGCACCTCCATCCTGATCTGGGTGCTTTTGGGCGTGGTGGTGCTGTTCATCGCGTTGGGGTTGGGAGCGCTGCTGCTTGGGACACGGCGATAG
- a CDS encoding sigma-54-dependent Fis family transcriptional regulator, protein MKSSAPAPTVLIADDQTDVCEALRLLLKAEGYRCQVVHSPQAALQTLADQDFDLALLDLNYARDTTSGNEGLQLLAQAKQLDSTLPVVVMTAWSSVDLALTAMRQGAGDFIQKPWENERLLAIVRNQIELHRALRRGRRLEAENQLLQGDGGLRMIAESTAMRPVLDLIDRVGPSDVNVLLTGENGTGKGVVARALHAASDRRTRPLVSVNMGGFPEGLFESELFGHVKGAFTDAKSDRQGRFELADGGTLFLDEIANVSLSQQTRLLRVLETGEYERVGSSRSRRADVRLISATNADVRAEVAAGRFRQDLLFRLNTVEIHLPPLRERKEDIPLLARHFLEDRLRKYRKELKGFEPSALEQLQAYPWPGNVRELEHVVERAALMARGNSIAVQDLGIKARPDSAPTLDDMSLEEVEIHLIRRTLARCDGNAQRAAEALGLSRSAFYRRLEKYRL, encoded by the coding sequence ATGAAATCAAGCGCTCCAGCGCCGACCGTGTTGATCGCGGACGATCAAACCGATGTCTGTGAAGCTCTCCGGCTGTTACTGAAGGCGGAGGGCTATCGCTGTCAGGTGGTTCATTCCCCCCAAGCGGCCCTGCAAACGCTGGCCGATCAGGACTTCGATTTGGCGCTTCTAGACCTGAATTACGCTCGCGACACCACTTCGGGCAACGAAGGCCTGCAGCTGCTGGCCCAGGCCAAGCAGCTGGATAGCACCCTTCCGGTCGTCGTGATGACGGCGTGGAGTAGCGTCGATCTCGCTTTGACGGCCATGCGTCAAGGGGCGGGCGATTTTATTCAAAAGCCCTGGGAGAACGAGCGGCTGCTCGCGATCGTTCGAAACCAGATCGAACTGCATCGGGCCCTACGCAGAGGGCGGCGTCTTGAGGCCGAGAATCAACTTCTCCAAGGCGATGGCGGTCTGCGGATGATCGCGGAGTCAACCGCGATGCGTCCGGTGCTTGATTTGATCGACCGGGTGGGCCCTTCCGATGTCAACGTGCTGCTGACCGGCGAGAATGGCACAGGCAAGGGGGTGGTGGCGCGGGCGCTGCATGCCGCCTCGGACCGGCGCACAAGACCGCTCGTGAGTGTGAACATGGGTGGGTTTCCGGAAGGCCTCTTCGAGAGTGAACTGTTCGGCCATGTCAAAGGCGCGTTCACGGACGCGAAGTCGGATCGCCAAGGACGATTCGAGCTGGCTGATGGAGGAACCCTTTTTCTCGACGAGATCGCCAATGTCTCGCTGAGTCAGCAGACCCGTTTGCTGCGCGTTTTGGAGACCGGGGAGTATGAGCGGGTCGGCTCTTCCAGATCGCGCCGGGCCGACGTGCGGCTGATCTCGGCTACCAACGCCGATGTTCGCGCCGAGGTTGCAGCCGGGCGCTTTCGCCAGGATCTATTGTTTCGCCTCAATACGGTGGAGATCCATCTTCCGCCGCTGCGGGAAAGGAAGGAGGACATTCCGTTGCTCGCCCGCCACTTTCTTGAGGATCGGCTGCGCAAGTATCGCAAGGAATTGAAAGGGTTTGAACCGTCGGCTCTGGAGCAGTTGCAGGCCTATCCATGGCCGGGAAATGTGCGCGAGCTGGAGCATGTGGTGGAACGGGCTGCCCTCATGGCCCGCGGGAACAGTATCGCGGTGCAGGACTTGGGTATCAAAGCTCGCCCGGACAGCGCGCCCACTTTGGACGACATGAGCTTGGAGGAAGTCGAAATCCACTTGATCCGCAGGACTCTCGCCCGGTGCGATGGAAACGCCCAGCGTGCCGCTGAGGCCCTGGGGTTGAGCCGTAGCGCGTTTTATCGCCGGCTCGAAAAGTATCGGCTCTAA
- a CDS encoding PAS domain S-box protein has product MGRPFKHETRIFLLTLLSGAPALALSIWLSGMAGVASVTRVAMIGVVSISWWLLARIVRRQVIRPLQTSANLLSALREQDFSVRARSPRRDDALGVLTSEINALSQTLREQRLGALEASALLRTVMLEIDVAVFAFDEAQGLKLVNRAGERLLGRTSEQLLGRTAQDLGFGELLEGEVARTATLNFPGGTGRWGIRRGSFRQEGRPHQMLVMSDLSRALRDEERQAWQRMVRVIGHELNNSLAPIKSLAGTMSTMLAKQPRAEDWESDVHNGLSIIASRADALSRFMDAYARLARLPTPRLQPMDIGGWVRRVASLETRVKVEVDPGPGITIQADETQLEQLLINLVRNAADALTELNGAGRVSVGWSKVGSGVEVWVQDEGPGLSNSANLFVPFFTTKPTGTGIGLALSRQIAEAHGGTLVLENRIDRAGCVARLRLPEP; this is encoded by the coding sequence GTGGGTCGACCATTCAAGCATGAGACGCGGATCTTCCTGCTGACCCTTTTATCAGGAGCACCCGCCCTGGCGCTGTCGATCTGGCTGAGTGGGATGGCGGGGGTAGCCTCCGTCACCCGAGTGGCCATGATAGGAGTCGTGTCGATCAGCTGGTGGCTGCTGGCCAGAATTGTCCGACGACAGGTGATTCGCCCGCTCCAGACCTCCGCGAATCTTCTGTCCGCTCTCCGGGAGCAGGATTTCAGCGTGCGTGCTCGCAGCCCTCGTCGGGACGATGCGCTCGGTGTGCTGACCAGCGAGATCAACGCGCTCAGCCAGACCCTGCGGGAGCAGCGTCTAGGAGCCTTGGAGGCCTCTGCCCTGCTCCGAACCGTGATGCTTGAGATCGATGTGGCGGTGTTTGCCTTTGACGAGGCGCAGGGCCTAAAACTGGTGAATCGGGCGGGCGAGCGCCTCCTGGGGCGCACTTCCGAACAGCTCCTCGGGCGGACGGCTCAGGATCTTGGCTTTGGGGAGCTCCTCGAGGGTGAGGTGGCCCGCACCGCCACGCTGAACTTCCCGGGCGGCACGGGCCGTTGGGGAATCCGCCGCGGCTCCTTCCGCCAGGAAGGGCGACCCCACCAGATGCTCGTGATGAGCGATCTGAGCCGGGCACTGCGCGACGAGGAGCGTCAAGCCTGGCAACGGATGGTGCGCGTCATCGGCCACGAGTTGAACAATTCCCTCGCTCCCATCAAGTCCCTGGCCGGAACCATGAGCACGATGCTCGCCAAACAACCGCGGGCGGAGGATTGGGAGTCTGACGTTCACAACGGGCTGTCCATCATCGCGTCCCGAGCCGATGCCTTGAGCCGTTTCATGGATGCCTACGCCCGGCTGGCTCGCCTCCCAACGCCGCGCCTGCAGCCGATGGACATCGGGGGCTGGGTGCGACGGGTCGCCTCATTGGAAACGCGCGTGAAGGTGGAAGTAGATCCGGGACCCGGGATTACGATACAGGCCGATGAGACTCAGCTGGAGCAGCTCCTGATCAACTTGGTGCGCAACGCTGCGGACGCGCTCACCGAACTGAATGGCGCAGGGCGCGTTTCCGTGGGTTGGAGCAAGGTCGGGTCGGGGGTTGAGGTCTGGGTGCAGGATGAGGGTCCAGGTCTTTCGAATTCTGCGAATCTCTTCGTTCCGTTCTTCACCACCAAGCCGACCGGCACCGGCATCGGCCTGGCGCTGTCCCGTCAGATCGCGGAAGCCCACGGGGGAACGCTTGTTCTAGAGAATCGGATCGATAGGGCAGGCTGCGTCGCCCGCCTGCGGCTTCCGGAACCCTAG
- a CDS encoding TolC family protein, whose protein sequence is MNRLIFILFCGCLTISVGAQSSNDVVKALSLSQCLEIAARDNFDVQIEQKGIEIARHDLRQSYGVYDPVLRAGVSRGDSLSAGGIDDQNRAYPGTQTRRDNVYGGVTGFLPTGLEYDLGGDIADSRGTGPFGRFENAGGTAGIRLRQPLLRDLWVDSQRVTIQISRTRLRVSELVWRFQLMNTLTRVELAFYDLLLARDSVRVQAQALDLANELLAANRERIKQGVLAALDEKQAESQVSVQRSVLLTAQRTVSVQENLLKGLLSDRIDAWIDVSIQPQGELAAVQQRVQRAESWRRGMAQRPDLLQARADIERLGYIVRYNRNQTYPQLDAVGGYGHGGSANEVSGTLGQWRRGSSPFHSYGVQMSLPLSGRSAREGLRVAKSEKEQSALRVRQLEQEILLEIDNAVRAVELNFERVGTTRQAREFAEAALRAEQTKMDTGRSTSFVVLQLQRDLTSARSEEIRALAEYNRALAQLALSEGSVFERHQMDVVVK, encoded by the coding sequence GTGAACCGACTCATTTTCATACTTTTCTGCGGCTGTCTGACGATTTCTGTGGGGGCGCAGAGCTCCAACGATGTGGTGAAAGCGTTGTCGTTATCGCAGTGCTTGGAGATTGCGGCGCGTGACAACTTCGATGTTCAGATCGAGCAGAAGGGGATTGAGATCGCGCGGCACGACCTGCGACAGAGCTACGGCGTCTATGACCCAGTTCTACGGGCCGGGGTGAGCCGAGGCGATAGCCTTTCGGCGGGCGGGATAGACGATCAGAACCGGGCCTATCCGGGGACGCAGACCCGGCGCGATAACGTGTATGGAGGTGTGACAGGGTTCTTGCCGACTGGATTGGAGTACGATTTGGGGGGAGATATCGCTGATTCGAGAGGCACGGGCCCCTTCGGCCGATTCGAGAATGCGGGCGGCACGGCGGGAATTCGGCTGCGGCAGCCCTTGCTCAGAGACCTTTGGGTTGATTCCCAGCGCGTCACCATTCAGATCAGCCGCACTCGCCTTCGCGTGTCGGAGCTGGTCTGGCGATTTCAGCTGATGAACACGCTCACGCGCGTTGAGCTGGCATTCTACGATCTGCTGTTGGCTCGCGATAGTGTGAGGGTTCAAGCCCAGGCCTTGGACCTGGCCAATGAGCTGCTCGCGGCGAATCGCGAGAGGATCAAACAGGGAGTGCTGGCGGCTCTGGATGAGAAACAGGCGGAATCTCAGGTGTCGGTCCAACGCTCCGTTTTATTAACAGCTCAGCGAACGGTGAGCGTGCAGGAGAACCTACTCAAGGGCCTGCTCAGCGATCGCATCGACGCTTGGATAGACGTCTCTATTCAACCCCAAGGGGAGCTGGCCGCCGTCCAGCAGCGGGTGCAACGTGCTGAGAGTTGGCGGCGGGGGATGGCGCAGCGCCCCGATCTTCTCCAAGCACGGGCGGATATCGAGCGGCTCGGATACATCGTCCGATATAATCGCAACCAAACCTATCCCCAGCTGGACGCGGTGGGCGGCTACGGCCATGGAGGATCCGCGAACGAGGTCAGCGGCACGCTGGGCCAGTGGAGGCGTGGGTCTAGCCCGTTCCACTCGTATGGGGTTCAGATGTCACTGCCCCTGAGCGGACGATCGGCTCGCGAAGGGTTGAGAGTGGCGAAGTCCGAAAAAGAGCAGTCAGCCTTGAGAGTGAGACAACTGGAGCAGGAGATCCTACTGGAGATCGACAATGCGGTTCGAGCGGTGGAACTGAACTTCGAGCGGGTAGGCACCACTCGTCAGGCCCGCGAGTTCGCCGAGGCGGCGCTGCGGGCCGAGCAAACGAAGATGGACACCGGCCGGAGCACCAGCTTCGTGGTGCTTCAGTTGCAACGAGATCTTACCTCGGCACGGTCGGAAGAAATTCGAGCCCTCGCGGAATACAATCGGGCGCTCGCTCAGCTGGCGTTGAGCGAAGGTAGCGTCTTCGAACGACATCAGATGGATGTGGTGGTGAAGTGA
- a CDS encoding HlyD family efflux transporter periplasmic adaptor subunit — protein sequence MDVARPDIARRKKRRRLIYSTLAILALAGTTLGLSRLKPAAPSVERGSVWTDTVKRGQMLRQVRGNGTLVPEQIQFVQSETDGRVERILVQPGAQVTADTILMELSNAELKQAVFDAEFQVKIGEAQLDRLRVQLESDKLTQKAALATLRSDAEQAKLVAEADGNLAKRGLVAVLTAKQTQAKAVDLDARAEIEQQRLTIAADSAKAQLAAADAELEKTRALLALKRRQLAALQVRAGIDGVLQQIGDTVTLQVGQRISPSATLAKIVQPTKLKAEIKIAETQARDVLIGQTASIDTRNGVIQGKVVRVDPSVVGGTVTVDVKLEGDLPRGARPDLSVDGTIELERLDDVLYVGRPVQSQPDSTLGLFKLIDSGSGAIRVPVKLGRTSVSTIEILQGLEVGDQVILSDMSASDGHERIKLN from the coding sequence ATGGACGTTGCCCGCCCTGACATTGCCCGCCGAAAAAAACGCCGCCGCCTGATCTACTCGACGTTGGCGATTCTCGCGCTGGCCGGAACCACTCTGGGGTTGTCCCGTTTGAAGCCGGCGGCGCCAAGCGTCGAGCGGGGCTCGGTGTGGACCGATACGGTCAAGCGTGGGCAGATGCTTCGACAGGTCCGAGGCAATGGGACCTTGGTCCCCGAGCAGATCCAGTTTGTGCAATCGGAGACCGACGGTCGGGTCGAGCGCATCCTCGTCCAACCTGGCGCGCAGGTCACGGCCGACACGATTCTGATGGAGCTCAGCAACGCCGAGCTGAAGCAAGCCGTATTCGATGCTGAGTTTCAGGTGAAGATCGGAGAGGCTCAGCTAGACAGACTTCGAGTTCAGCTGGAGAGCGATAAACTCACGCAGAAGGCGGCCCTCGCTACCTTGAGATCGGATGCGGAGCAGGCCAAGCTTGTGGCCGAAGCAGACGGGAACCTGGCCAAGCGGGGACTGGTGGCCGTCCTCACGGCCAAGCAGACGCAAGCGAAGGCAGTGGATCTCGACGCCCGGGCCGAGATTGAGCAGCAACGACTCACCATCGCCGCCGACTCCGCCAAAGCGCAACTAGCCGCCGCCGATGCCGAACTCGAGAAGACTCGCGCCCTGCTCGCGCTCAAGCGTCGCCAGTTGGCTGCTCTCCAAGTTCGCGCGGGTATTGACGGGGTCCTCCAACAAATTGGCGACACCGTGACGTTGCAGGTTGGCCAGCGAATCAGCCCCAGCGCCACCTTGGCCAAGATTGTTCAGCCTACCAAGCTGAAGGCGGAAATCAAAATCGCGGAGACGCAGGCTCGCGACGTGCTCATCGGACAGACCGCGTCCATCGACACTCGCAATGGAGTGATTCAGGGGAAGGTAGTTCGCGTGGATCCCTCGGTGGTGGGCGGGACGGTGACCGTCGATGTCAAGCTGGAAGGCGACCTTCCGCGCGGTGCGCGTCCGGATCTGAGCGTCGATGGGACCATCGAGCTGGAGCGGCTCGACGATGTACTGTATGTGGGGCGACCGGTGCAGAGTCAACCCGACAGCACCCTTGGACTCTTCAAACTCATCGACAGCGGCAGCGGAGCCATCCGCGTTCCGGTCAAGCTTGGGCGAACTTCGGTCAGCACAATCGAGATTCTGCAAGGGTTGGAAGTCGGGGATCAGGTCATACTCTCCGACATGTCCGCTTCGGATGGGCATGAGAGAATTAAACTCAACTGA
- a CDS encoding four helix bundle protein, translating to MNEQLFKERTRQLALKVIELVSELPPGKAGDILGRQILRSGTSVGANYRAACRSKSTADMIHKLSIVEEEGDETIYWLELLRESKIAPSAKLSWLLKETDELLAMTVASIKTLRGRKQAPGS from the coding sequence ATGAATGAGCAATTGTTTAAGGAACGGACGAGGCAACTGGCACTCAAAGTAATTGAGTTGGTTAGCGAGCTGCCTCCAGGGAAAGCCGGGGATATTCTCGGCCGGCAGATACTGAGGTCCGGTACCTCTGTCGGCGCTAATTATCGTGCGGCCTGTCGTAGCAAATCCACAGCGGACATGATCCATAAGTTAAGCATTGTCGAAGAGGAAGGCGATGAAACCATTTACTGGCTAGAACTGCTTCGGGAGTCGAAAATCGCGCCGAGCGCGAAACTCAGTTGGCTTCTCAAAGAAACCGACGAACTCCTCGCCATGACCGTAGCCTCTATCAAAACGCTACGTGGTCGGAAGCAGGCCCCCGGCTCCTGA
- a CDS encoding ABC transporter ATP-binding protein, translating into MPPDPLIHLDGIKKVFFTDEVETHALADIHLTIARGEYVSMAGPSGCGKSTLLSILGLLDTPTDGTYTLNGQAVANLDFAARARIRNKEIGFIFQSFNLIGDLTVFENVELPLTYRGMAAADRKEAAVKALERVGMGHRMKHYPSQLSGGQQQRVAVARALGGKPSILLADEPTGNLDSKNGDAVMALLSELHQEGATICMVTHDDRFARHAARQIHLFDGRVVEETKQ; encoded by the coding sequence ATGCCCCCCGACCCACTCATCCACTTGGACGGCATCAAGAAAGTGTTCTTCACCGATGAGGTGGAGACGCACGCTCTTGCCGACATTCACCTCACCATCGCCCGGGGCGAATATGTTTCCATGGCTGGACCATCCGGGTGTGGGAAGTCCACCCTGCTCTCCATTCTCGGCCTGTTGGACACGCCGACCGATGGCACTTACACCCTGAACGGTCAGGCCGTCGCCAACCTCGACTTTGCCGCGCGCGCCCGGATTCGGAACAAGGAAATCGGATTCATCTTCCAAAGTTTTAACCTCATCGGCGATCTCACCGTCTTTGAGAACGTTGAGTTACCGTTGACCTACCGTGGCATGGCGGCGGCCGATCGCAAGGAAGCGGCGGTGAAGGCTTTAGAACGAGTGGGAATGGGACATCGGATGAAACACTATCCCTCGCAACTTTCCGGAGGGCAGCAGCAGAGGGTCGCGGTGGCGCGCGCTCTGGGCGGAAAACCCAGCATCCTGCTCGCGGACGAACCGACGGGGAATCTCGATTCCAAGAACGGCGACGCGGTGATGGCCCTGCTCAGCGAGTTGCATCAGGAAGGTGCCACGATCTGCATGGTGACCCACGACGATCGTTTCGCGCGTCATGCGGCCCGCCAAATTCATCTCTTTGATGGAAGAGTGGTGGAGGAGACGAAGCAGTGA
- a CDS encoding four helix bundle protein — protein MSSKQPQSYRELISWQKGMLLAKLIYRLTAGFPNEEKFGLISQMRRAAVSVPSNLAEGQARRTTGEFVQFISHAEGSVAELDTQLILSVELGFCSALESDEVSRLIQELRKMLNALRLSVTDNS, from the coding sequence ATGAGTTCGAAACAACCCCAAAGTTACCGTGAGTTGATCAGTTGGCAGAAAGGGATGCTGCTCGCGAAGTTGATTTATCGCCTAACCGCCGGATTTCCAAATGAGGAGAAGTTTGGCCTGATTTCCCAGATGCGTCGGGCCGCTGTATCCGTTCCATCAAATCTTGCGGAAGGACAGGCTCGAAGAACCACGGGTGAATTTGTTCAGTTCATTTCCCACGCCGAGGGATCAGTCGCAGAGCTCGACACGCAACTAATCCTGAGCGTTGAACTCGGCTTTTGCTCAGCCCTGGAATCCGACGAAGTCAGCCGACTGATTCAAGAGCTCCGCAAAATGCTCAACGCCCTCCGCCTATCCGTAACTGATAACTCATAA
- a CDS encoding ABC transporter ATP-binding protein — protein MLHLRNIEKSFPTRPSPTYVLRQINLDIAEGEFITIMGPSGAGKSTLLSVIGLYDHSWQGEYLFAGQAVHTLKAKERASLNKKHVGFVFQQFHLLEDLTVAENLDIPLSYRDVKTSERQALVADMLDRFGMVGKKDLFPNQLSGGQQQLVAVARAIIAKPTLLLADEPTGNLHSDQGREIMELFKKLNSSGTTIIQVTHSESNAAYGNRIIRLRDGWMEK, from the coding sequence ATGCTTCACCTTCGCAACATTGAAAAGAGTTTCCCCACGCGGCCCAGCCCGACCTACGTGCTGCGCCAGATCAATCTCGATATCGCCGAGGGCGAGTTCATCACGATCATGGGTCCGAGCGGCGCGGGCAAATCGACGCTGCTGAGCGTGATTGGGCTGTACGATCACTCTTGGCAGGGTGAATATCTTTTCGCCGGCCAGGCGGTCCATACCCTGAAAGCCAAGGAACGCGCGTCGCTGAACAAGAAGCACGTGGGGTTCGTCTTCCAGCAGTTCCATCTGCTCGAAGATCTCACGGTGGCCGAGAACCTGGACATCCCTCTCTCTTATCGCGATGTCAAAACGTCGGAGCGCCAGGCTTTGGTGGCCGACATGCTGGACCGATTTGGCATGGTCGGAAAGAAGGATCTATTTCCCAACCAGCTTTCGGGCGGGCAGCAACAGCTGGTGGCCGTCGCGCGGGCAATCATCGCCAAGCCCACTCTCCTGCTCGCGGATGAACCCACAGGAAATCTGCATTCCGATCAGGGACGGGAGATCATGGAGCTGTTCAAGAAACTCAACTCCTCGGGTACCACGATCATTCAGGTGACACACTCAGAATCGAACGCGGCCTATGGCAATCGCATTATCCGCCTGCGGGATGGGTGGATGGAAAAATAG